A region of the Pseudomonas sp. J452 genome:
GGCAAGGAAGTGTGGATTCAGACTGCCGGCAACGGTCAGCTGCTGATCGGTGTGGATGTGGAGGAAGGCGACGCCGAATACGCCAACCTGCTGCTGCGTCCGCTGGCCACCAACCTGGTCAGCCTGCAGCTGGAAATGGAACCGGCCGAGGTCGGCGACGAAGATGACGACCATGTGCATGGTCCGGACTGCAACCACTAAGAGCCGATTCCAAGTCTGCTGCGCGTCGGCCCTGCCGCGTTAACAACAGGCTCGGAATGCTC
Encoded here:
- a CDS encoding topoisomerase II, which translates into the protein MSDALQLILEDTDGTQLETSCTRFAVIWQGKEVWIQTAGNGQLLIGVDVEEGDAEYANLLLRPLATNLVSLQLEMEPAEVGDEDDDHVHGPDCNH